A region of Burkholderia lata DNA encodes the following proteins:
- a CDS encoding MFS transporter encodes MTRNTHAATPAPHNPWREICAASIGNALEFYDLLIYGYFAIVIGQLFFPTHDAATSLLLSVGTFGISFVTRPLGSIVLGSYADRAGRKASLTMSIGLMMLGTAMIAFAPTYAQIGIASPLLIIVARMLQGFSTGGEFGAATAFMVEQADAKRRGFFASWQMSTQGLATVLAAGVSALLSLLLTTDQLHAWGWRVAFSVGLLIGPVGLYIRRNIDEPADFRRLGEKGRAKSPLRDVFARDRANLLLGAGVVATATAFNYVHKLYMPTYAVKQLHIPATSSYLGAVVTGAMLMVAAPVVGHLSDRFGRIRVMLIALILVGVTTWPLFVMLNRYPTVETLLAVQALVGLLIAVSLAPLPALLADIFPTSTRGTGLALSYNFSVTLFGGFAPLIVTWLIDATHNKLAPSFYVMATAVLGITSVISLGRRMRGAAAATAPSTRATEA; translated from the coding sequence ATGACCCGCAACACGCACGCCGCGACGCCGGCCCCGCACAACCCGTGGCGCGAGATCTGCGCCGCGAGCATTGGCAACGCGCTGGAGTTCTACGATCTGCTGATTTACGGCTATTTCGCGATCGTGATCGGCCAGCTGTTTTTCCCTACGCACGACGCGGCGACTTCGCTGCTGCTGTCGGTGGGCACATTCGGCATTTCGTTCGTCACGCGCCCGCTCGGCTCGATCGTGCTCGGCAGCTATGCGGACCGCGCGGGCCGCAAGGCATCGCTGACGATGTCGATCGGGCTGATGATGCTCGGCACCGCGATGATCGCGTTCGCGCCGACGTATGCGCAGATCGGCATCGCGTCGCCGCTGCTGATCATCGTCGCGCGGATGCTGCAGGGCTTCTCGACCGGCGGCGAATTCGGCGCGGCGACCGCTTTCATGGTCGAGCAGGCCGATGCGAAACGGCGCGGCTTCTTCGCGAGCTGGCAGATGTCGACGCAGGGGCTCGCGACGGTGCTCGCGGCCGGCGTGTCCGCGCTGCTGAGCCTGCTGCTGACGACCGACCAGCTGCATGCATGGGGCTGGCGCGTCGCGTTCTCGGTCGGGCTGCTGATCGGCCCGGTCGGGCTCTACATCCGCCGCAACATCGACGAACCGGCCGATTTCCGTCGGCTCGGCGAGAAGGGGCGCGCGAAGTCGCCGCTGCGCGACGTGTTCGCCCGCGATCGCGCGAACCTGCTGCTCGGCGCGGGCGTCGTCGCGACGGCCACGGCGTTCAACTACGTGCACAAGCTGTACATGCCGACCTACGCGGTCAAGCAGCTGCATATCCCGGCCACGTCGTCGTATCTCGGCGCGGTCGTCACGGGCGCGATGCTGATGGTCGCCGCGCCGGTCGTCGGGCACCTGTCGGATCGTTTCGGCCGCATCCGCGTGATGCTGATCGCGCTGATCCTGGTCGGCGTCACGACGTGGCCGCTGTTCGTGATGTTGAACCGCTATCCGACGGTCGAGACGCTGCTCGCGGTGCAGGCGCTGGTCGGCCTGCTGATCGCGGTGAGTCTCGCGCCGTTGCCGGCGCTGCTCGCCGACATCTTCCCGACGAGCACGCGCGGCACGGGCCTCGCGCTGTCGTACAACTTCTCGGTGACGCTGTTCGGCGGCTTCGCGCCGCTGATCGTGACCTGGCTGATCGACGCGACGCACAACAAGCTGGCGCCGAGTTTCTACGTGATGGCCACAGCCGTGCTCGGGATCACGTCGGTGATCTCGCTCGGCCGCCGGATGCGCGGTGCGGCCGCCGCTACCGCGCCGTCGACTCGCGCGACCGAGGCGTGA
- a CDS encoding LysR family transcriptional regulator has translation MQLKWLEDFVELARTRSFTRAAENRFVTHPAFGRRIRSLEEWVGTRLIARTKPLELTAAGTVFLDAASNALDILHGARTQLQEAAPVLENNLRIATGRTLSATFFPDWYDETVARAGFFTATISTGSAEEAILQLTAGDADMLIVYSSPHTRLLIDRDRFDWLSVAREVLVPVSAFDARGSVRYRLPAGQAPVPWLAFARMLTLRAVLARHLAEMPNRPTLRPVYQADSYEAILAMARRGLGLAWLPQRLVADDVRRGELAIVGGADWQIGFDIALYRRRNDPHPVLDAIWRTAPSREDGEA, from the coding sequence ATGCAACTGAAATGGCTCGAAGACTTCGTCGAACTCGCGCGCACGCGCAGCTTCACGCGCGCAGCCGAGAACCGCTTCGTCACGCACCCGGCGTTCGGCCGCCGCATCCGGTCACTCGAGGAATGGGTCGGCACGCGCCTGATCGCACGCACGAAGCCGCTCGAACTGACGGCGGCCGGCACCGTGTTCCTCGATGCGGCGTCGAACGCGCTCGACATCCTGCACGGCGCCCGCACGCAACTTCAGGAAGCGGCGCCGGTGCTGGAGAACAATCTCCGGATCGCGACCGGCCGCACGCTCTCGGCCACCTTCTTCCCCGACTGGTACGACGAAACGGTTGCGCGCGCAGGCTTCTTCACGGCGACCATATCGACCGGCAGCGCGGAGGAAGCAATCCTGCAGCTCACGGCCGGCGATGCCGACATGCTGATCGTCTATTCGAGCCCGCATACGCGGCTGCTGATCGATCGCGACCGCTTCGACTGGCTGTCCGTCGCGCGCGAGGTGCTGGTGCCGGTCAGCGCATTCGACGCGCGCGGCAGCGTGCGCTACCGGCTGCCGGCCGGGCAGGCGCCGGTGCCGTGGCTCGCGTTCGCGCGCATGCTGACGCTGCGCGCGGTGCTGGCGCGCCATCTGGCCGAAATGCCGAACCGCCCGACGTTGCGCCCCGTGTACCAGGCCGATTCGTACGAAGCAATCCTCGCGATGGCGCGTCGCGGGCTCGGCCTCGCGTGGTTGCCGCAGCGGCTCGTCGCCGACGACGTGCGGCGCGGCGAGCTTGCGATCGTCGGCGGCGCCGACTGGCAGATCGGCTTCGACATCGCGCTGTACCGGCGCCGGAACGATCCGCACCCGGTACTGGATGCGATCTGGCGCACCGCGCCGTCACGCGAAGACGGCGAGGCATAG
- a CDS encoding dTDP-4-dehydrorhamnose reductase family protein: MPHPTILLIGAAGLLGRAVAASLARESSLNLVATIRNPQGAGAKRLALPPENLAELDVLDEPALEHLFATRQPAAVIICAAERRPDVCERDPAGARAINVTAQARIGALAARYGAWTLGISTDYVFDGKAAPYREDAAPNPLNIYGRTKLEGEAALLAASPLSCVLRLPLLFGPIVDWSESAVTSLVPAIVASARPGADAVGMDAWAIRYPTYTPDVADVIRDLTLRHLAGASITGLRHWSGEAPMTKYDIAQRIAAALGIDAALKRIDQPTDATPRPYDCHLDASRVRSAGIDHATPFDTALRAVLRDAPQVL, encoded by the coding sequence GTGCCGCACCCGACCATCCTCCTCATCGGCGCAGCCGGCCTCCTCGGCCGCGCGGTTGCCGCATCCCTGGCCCGCGAATCGTCGCTGAACCTCGTCGCAACGATCCGGAACCCGCAAGGCGCAGGCGCAAAACGCCTCGCACTGCCCCCGGAGAACCTCGCTGAACTCGACGTCCTCGACGAGCCGGCCCTCGAACACCTCTTCGCCACCCGCCAACCGGCTGCCGTGATCATCTGCGCGGCCGAACGCCGCCCGGACGTCTGCGAACGCGACCCTGCCGGCGCCCGCGCTATAAACGTCACCGCCCAGGCCCGCATCGGCGCGCTCGCCGCGCGCTACGGCGCATGGACGCTCGGCATCTCCACCGACTACGTCTTCGACGGCAAGGCGGCCCCGTACCGCGAGGACGCCGCCCCGAATCCGCTGAACATCTACGGCCGCACGAAGCTGGAAGGCGAGGCGGCACTGCTCGCCGCGTCGCCGCTGTCGTGCGTGCTGCGCCTGCCGCTGCTCTTCGGCCCGATCGTCGACTGGAGTGAATCGGCGGTCACGAGCCTCGTGCCGGCGATCGTCGCCTCCGCCCGGCCGGGCGCCGACGCGGTCGGCATGGACGCATGGGCGATTCGTTACCCGACCTATACGCCGGACGTCGCGGACGTCATCCGCGACCTGACGCTGCGCCATCTCGCGGGGGCGTCGATCACGGGCCTCCGTCACTGGTCGGGCGAGGCGCCGATGACGAAGTACGACATCGCGCAGCGGATCGCGGCCGCGCTCGGCATCGACGCCGCGCTCAAGCGGATCGACCAGCCGACCGACGCGACGCCGCGCCCCTACGATTGCCACCTTGACGCATCGCGCGTGCGCTCGGCCGGGATCGATCACGCGACGCCGTTCGATACCGCGCTGCGCGCCGTGCTGCGCGATGCACCGCAGGTGCTGTAG
- a CDS encoding DUF6708 domain-containing protein, which produces MSDDTSAKAYWSQLFSKRYWREVVIGLPPKDPWAPTVDMLAYRLDKTRPTSIEGEPVSLEMVVARNDTYMEVADGSYMRRGFGGMVYTLMALPILVISYAALIDVILNFKTIDNLVAAVSAAIFAGAIGTPLVILMGYQWKQDMLGYTYKPIRLVRATRKVHVFQHNGPDGVWSLDWDKLVFCLKKGGLNWGVLGYLPDANGQVTHAFYLGAVMPVHPKGIGPDEPLLAHWEYIRRYMEEGATSVPVPDLLLPIENRREPFLYGVYRLWQMFGPFAVLFAPVTTLAGLFRWLAIRMSSLPRWPAEVEAQCRVSPDDATVQPKKKATDNSVGVAMGVVVMLALDVVLFWLLFTRVFEIDRLFT; this is translated from the coding sequence ATGAGCGACGACACGTCGGCAAAGGCCTACTGGAGCCAATTGTTCAGCAAGCGCTATTGGCGCGAAGTAGTGATCGGATTGCCTCCAAAGGATCCGTGGGCGCCGACAGTCGACATGCTTGCGTACCGACTCGATAAAACGCGGCCGACGTCCATCGAAGGTGAACCGGTATCGCTGGAGATGGTAGTGGCTCGCAATGACACCTATATGGAAGTGGCAGACGGTAGCTATATGCGGCGTGGCTTTGGCGGGATGGTTTATACGCTGATGGCGTTGCCGATCCTGGTTATTTCATATGCTGCATTGATTGATGTAATTCTCAACTTCAAGACTATCGATAATTTGGTGGCGGCAGTATCGGCTGCAATTTTTGCGGGCGCGATCGGGACACCTTTGGTTATCCTGATGGGTTATCAGTGGAAGCAGGACATGCTGGGCTATACCTACAAGCCGATCCGGCTGGTGCGCGCCACACGCAAGGTTCATGTGTTCCAGCACAACGGCCCCGACGGGGTGTGGTCACTCGACTGGGACAAACTGGTGTTCTGCCTGAAGAAGGGCGGATTGAACTGGGGCGTGCTCGGCTATTTGCCCGACGCAAACGGGCAAGTGACGCATGCGTTTTACCTGGGCGCCGTCATGCCGGTTCATCCGAAGGGTATCGGGCCGGACGAACCATTGCTTGCACACTGGGAATACATCCGTCGTTACATGGAGGAAGGGGCGACGAGTGTGCCGGTGCCGGATCTGTTGTTGCCCATCGAAAACCGCCGTGAACCGTTTCTTTACGGTGTGTACCGCCTATGGCAGATGTTTGGCCCGTTCGCGGTGTTGTTCGCACCGGTCACGACGCTCGCGGGCCTGTTCCGCTGGCTGGCCATACGAATGAGCAGCTTGCCGCGCTGGCCGGCGGAGGTGGAGGCGCAATGTCGGGTGTCACCGGATGATGCAACTGTACAACCCAAGAAGAAAGCGACCGACAACAGCGTGGGCGTCGCGATGGGTGTCGTGGTGATGCTGGCGCTGGACGTCGTGTTGTTCTGGTTGTTGTTCACGCGCGTGTTCGAAATCGATCGTCTTTTTACCTGA
- a CDS encoding DUF6708 domain-containing protein, giving the protein MSDDASAKAYWGQLFSERYWREVVIGLPPKEPWAPTGEMLAYVLSKAKPAKVDCQPASLDMVVVRNETYMEVADSQYARRGFGGMVFSLFELPIIAFLAIPFYGFSNYGVTLPLVFASLLIFLMFIPLFVWVGYQWKLDMLGYTCKPIRLVRSTRTVHVFQHSGPGGTWSLDWDKLVFCLKKSGLNWGALGYLPDENGQVTKAFYLGNVMPVHPGGMRSDEPLLAHWEYFRRYMEEGPAGMPVPEFLLPIENRREPFLYGVRRLWQMFGPFAILFAPLTTLAGLFRWLAMRMSSLPCWPAEVAAQCQVSPDDATVQPRKKATDNSMGVAMGVVVMLALDVVLFWLLFTRVFEIDRLFT; this is encoded by the coding sequence ATGAGCGACGACGCGTCGGCGAAGGCCTATTGGGGACAACTGTTCAGCGAGCGCTATTGGCGCGAGGTGGTGATTGGATTGCCTCCGAAGGAGCCTTGGGCGCCGACGGGGGAGATGCTTGCTTACGTCCTCAGTAAAGCAAAGCCAGCGAAAGTAGATTGCCAACCGGCTTCGCTGGACATGGTAGTCGTACGCAACGAAACCTACATGGAAGTAGCCGACAGCCAGTATGCGCGGCGTGGATTCGGTGGAATGGTGTTTTCATTGTTTGAATTGCCGATTATTGCCTTCTTGGCTATCCCTTTTTATGGTTTTTCAAATTACGGAGTGACACTCCCTCTGGTTTTCGCTTCCTTGCTGATTTTTCTAATGTTCATCCCTTTGTTTGTTTGGGTGGGATACCAGTGGAAGCTGGACATGTTGGGCTATACCTGCAAACCGATTCGGCTGGTGCGCTCGACACGCACGGTTCACGTGTTCCAGCACAGCGGCCCCGGCGGCACCTGGTCGCTCGATTGGGACAAGTTGGTGTTCTGCTTGAAGAAGAGCGGGCTGAACTGGGGGGCGCTAGGTTATTTGCCTGACGAGAACGGTCAGGTGACGAAGGCTTTCTATCTCGGCAACGTCATGCCGGTCCACCCGGGCGGTATGCGGTCGGATGAGCCGTTGCTTGCACACTGGGAATACTTTCGTCGTTACATGGAAGAAGGTCCGGCGGGCATGCCTGTTCCGGAATTTCTGCTGCCTATCGAGAATCGTCGCGAGCCGTTCCTTTATGGCGTGCGGCGACTGTGGCAGATGTTCGGCCCGTTCGCGATTTTGTTTGCTCCGCTCACGACGCTGGCGGGCCTGTTTCGCTGGTTGGCCATGCGAATGAGCAGCCTGCCATGCTGGCCGGCGGAAGTGGCCGCGCAATGTCAGGTGTCCCCGGATGATGCAACCGTGCAACCCAGGAAGAAAGCGACGGACAACAGCATGGGCGTCGCGATGGGAGTCGTGGTGATGCTGGCGTTGGACGTCGTGTTGTTCTGGTTGCTGTTCACGCGTGTGTTCGAAATCGATCGTCTTTTTACCTGA
- a CDS encoding DUF6708 domain-containing protein translates to MSDDTSTKAYWSQLFSKRYWLEVEFGMPPKDPWAPTGEMLAYELGKTKSARITGQPTSLDMAVSHNATYLEVADSRYMRRGFGGMVFTLLLMPLLFVDTLVLISVFTNRFDSIALSLVLLALLVILGVPLLFMIGYQWKLEMLDYTYKPIRLVRSTRKVHVFQHNGPDGVWSLDWDKLVFCLKKGGLNWGILGYLPDASGQATHAFYLGAVMPVHPKGIGPDEPLLAHWEYFRRYMEEGPASVPAPDLLLPIENRREPFLYGVYRLWQMFGPFAVLFAPVTTLAGVFRWIGMRMSRLPRWPAEVAAQCQVSPDDATVQPKKKATDNSVGVAMGVVVMLALDVVLFWLLFTRVFEIDRLFT, encoded by the coding sequence ATGAGCGACGACACGTCGACAAAGGCCTACTGGAGCCAACTGTTCAGCAAGCGATATTGGCTCGAAGTAGAGTTCGGCATGCCACCGAAGGATCCTTGGGCGCCGACGGGTGAAATGCTCGCGTACGAACTTGGCAAGACTAAGTCGGCACGGATCACCGGGCAGCCGACGTCGCTGGATATGGCCGTGTCGCACAACGCCACCTATCTGGAAGTCGCCGACAGTCGATACATGCGACGTGGCTTCGGCGGGATGGTGTTCACGCTTCTGCTGATGCCGCTTCTGTTTGTCGACACGCTGGTATTGATCTCGGTCTTTACCAATCGATTCGACTCGATTGCGCTGTCGCTGGTGCTTCTGGCGTTGCTTGTGATCTTGGGCGTCCCTTTGCTTTTCATGATCGGCTACCAATGGAAACTGGAGATGCTGGACTACACCTACAAACCGATCCGGCTGGTGCGGTCCACGCGCAAGGTTCACGTGTTCCAGCACAACGGCCCCGACGGGGTGTGGTCGCTGGACTGGGACAAACTGGTGTTCTGCCTGAAGAAGGGTGGATTGAACTGGGGCATATTGGGCTATCTGCCTGACGCGAGCGGCCAGGCGACGCATGCGTTTTACCTGGGCGCAGTCATGCCGGTTCACCCGAAGGGTATCGGGCCGGACGAGCCGTTGCTTGCGCACTGGGAATACTTCCGGCGTTACATGGAGGAAGGCCCGGCGAGCGTGCCTGCTCCGGATCTGCTTCTGCCCATCGAAAACCGCCGTGAACCGTTTCTTTATGGGGTGTACCGCCTATGGCAGATGTTCGGCCCGTTCGCAGTGCTGTTCGCGCCGGTCACGACGCTGGCAGGCGTGTTTCGCTGGATCGGGATGCGAATGAGCCGCCTGCCGCGCTGGCCGGCGGAAGTGGCCGCGCAATGTCAGGTGTCCCCGGACGATGCCACCGTGCAACCCAAGAAGAAGGCGACGGACAACAGCGTGGGCGTCGCGATGGGTGTCGTGGTGATGCTGGCGCTGGATGTCGTGTTGTTCTGGTTGCTGTTCACGCGCGTGTTCGAAATCGATCGTCTTTTTACCTGA
- a CDS encoding DUF6708 domain-containing protein: MSDDSSAKAYWGQLFSKRYWREVQFGLPPKDPWEPTAEMLAYRLDRSKPARIEGAPTDQGMAVACNATYLEVADGRYMRRGFGGMMFSLLLAPFLFALGIVLWVIFFDPDGSIWWSLLYSALFLLIGMPLLFMIGYQWKLEMLDYTYKPIRLVRSTRKVHVFQHNGPDGVWSLDWDKLVFCLKKGGLNWGILGYLPDASGQATHAFYLGAVMPVHPKGIGPDEPLLAHWEYFRRYMEEGPASVPAPDVLLPIENRREPFLYGVYRLWQMFGPFAVLFAPVTTLAGVFRWIGMRMSRLPRWPAEVAAQCQVSPEDATVQPKKKATDNSVGVALGVVVMLALDVVLFWLLFTRVFEIDRLFT; encoded by the coding sequence ATGAGTGACGATTCGTCAGCAAAGGCCTATTGGGGGCAGCTGTTCAGCAAGCGTTATTGGCGTGAGGTGCAGTTTGGATTGCCGCCGAAAGATCCGTGGGAACCCACAGCCGAGATGCTCGCGTACCGGCTTGACAGGAGCAAGCCGGCACGTATTGAAGGTGCGCCAACTGACCAGGGTATGGCTGTTGCGTGCAACGCAACCTACCTGGAAGTAGCGGACGGTCGCTATATGCGACGCGGTTTCGGCGGGATGATGTTTTCATTGCTTTTGGCGCCGTTCCTGTTCGCGTTGGGTATCGTCCTTTGGGTCATTTTTTTTGATCCGGACGGGTCGATATGGTGGTCGTTGCTTTATTCGGCGCTGTTTCTGCTGATAGGTATGCCCCTGCTTTTCATGATCGGCTACCAATGGAAACTGGAGATGTTGGACTACACCTACAAACCGATCCGGCTGGTGCGGTCCACGCGCAAGGTTCACGTGTTCCAGCACAACGGTCCCGACGGGGTGTGGTCGCTGGACTGGGACAAACTGGTGTTCTGCCTGAAGAAGGGCGGATTGAACTGGGGCATATTGGGCTATCTGCCCGACGCGAGCGGCCAGGCGACGCATGCGTTTTACCTGGGCGCCGTGATGCCGGTTCACCCGAAGGGTATCGGGCCGGACGAGCCGTTGCTTGCACACTGGGAATACTTCCGTCGTTACATGGAGGAAGGCCCGGCGAGCGTGCCGGCACCGGATGTGCTTCTGCCCATCGAAAACCGACGTGAACCGTTTCTTTATGGGGTGTACCGCCTATGGCAGATGTTCGGCCCGTTCGCAGTGCTGTTCGCGCCGGTCACGACGCTGGCGGGCGTGTTTCGCTGGATCGGGATGCGAATGAGTCGCCTGCCACGCTGGCCGGCGGAAGTGGCCGCGCAATGTCAGGTGTCCCCGGAAGATGCAACCGTGCAGCCCAAGAAGAAAGCGACGGACAACAGCGTGGGCGTCGCCTTGGGTGTCGTGGTGATGCTGGCGCTGGATGTCGTGTTGTTCTGGTTGTTGTTCACGCGCGTGTTCGAAATCGATCGTCTTTTTACCTGA
- a CDS encoding T6SS effector BTH_I2691 family protein: MTTPCPFCEKKGLPILPIRYGIAPTKTFGTYKVPHPPPDATALLGPAEVPLDVNETVYTGRTLRPGYLYLFYETHQHWEAYAVDESGILSSVPLVDDKPPGGDRFHEDCKRDANKLANASVITIQDPASAGKVWFGFSDAWWTKAIRDNNAGLSAKERKKFMRLVDIGAWYNHGTPGAPQPEHAFQIYQVDMIVAEYAMTLLDEVSALRWSPFLCRDILSATTLKKVCDGLAPAKGLVLALQDPAGIAQEIPAYMNARWEGFSDQWKRPTDLDTNLTNLQAAVERQAEMNLYNSRVRKSQDDYNQLVNSGGTAFLLESYRKQMQPLLDEAKKVKFTAADLEHARKEEWGKYDKLINPNLRKTYREQYEKASDDYDNRIMLPLAKAHVAWMRSAGMTTVFDYHFDAKDINTGVGFTALFAACVMGTGGYAPCVKLYDEWLQGGMAAHNLIWRSLFFNHPELKAHASEVSAGAQKNDGKTADTANNLPNPGKWSKLFSLYKTVISKLKMAGENAYKTIDSKNTLPELIVELGPRMVAVIKERNPASEDLKTVLGMHAGMPVQRLQVVGTRRDVFTEMHQALETLQPAASGPDKADRAMIVQARMAILEEEAKKAGYSLDEEVRSWNLLLDASEADKDALYRLPSEAQGKLAADRLLSLGKAPGAEVVTKVSVSSYMGTVLRYARSPGMLASVSLVFSTLGWATAQDAMGKALKSEEGRVGWAFRSATVGLMGGMLDLVSTGIKSAGVRRLPLLGPVAKSLGGGFLRFIKVGGSGAGAVVMWIAVGIDAVNLYDAAVKNHELGVAGLYFMRLAGETYLAFGLTRVLVVAILSGSEVEALGPPAWIVTAIVLIISVVIDIFKDPPTLTWTRNCLWGPANSYHDGPEEQADFNKATAG; encoded by the coding sequence ATGACGACACCCTGCCCCTTCTGTGAAAAGAAAGGATTGCCGATCCTGCCGATCCGCTATGGCATCGCGCCGACGAAGACGTTCGGGACCTACAAGGTCCCGCACCCGCCACCCGACGCGACAGCGCTGCTGGGGCCGGCCGAGGTGCCGCTGGACGTCAACGAAACCGTCTATACGGGGCGCACGTTGCGCCCAGGCTACCTGTACCTGTTCTACGAGACGCATCAGCACTGGGAAGCGTATGCCGTCGATGAATCGGGAATCCTGTCGAGCGTGCCGCTCGTCGACGACAAGCCGCCCGGTGGCGATCGTTTCCACGAGGACTGCAAGCGCGATGCGAACAAGCTGGCCAATGCGTCGGTGATCACGATCCAGGATCCCGCCAGCGCGGGCAAGGTGTGGTTCGGGTTTTCCGACGCGTGGTGGACCAAGGCGATTCGCGACAACAATGCGGGATTGTCCGCGAAAGAGCGGAAGAAGTTCATGCGTCTCGTCGATATCGGCGCCTGGTACAACCACGGCACGCCGGGGGCGCCGCAACCCGAGCACGCGTTCCAGATTTACCAGGTCGACATGATCGTCGCTGAATATGCGATGACGCTCCTGGACGAGGTGAGCGCGTTGCGCTGGAGTCCGTTCCTGTGCCGCGACATCCTGTCCGCCACGACGCTCAAGAAGGTATGCGACGGGTTGGCGCCCGCGAAGGGGCTGGTGCTGGCGCTCCAGGATCCGGCCGGCATCGCGCAGGAAATTCCGGCGTACATGAATGCGCGATGGGAGGGATTCTCGGATCAGTGGAAACGGCCGACCGACCTGGATACGAACCTGACGAACCTGCAGGCCGCGGTCGAACGTCAGGCCGAGATGAATCTGTACAACAGCCGGGTCCGGAAATCGCAGGACGATTACAACCAGCTGGTGAATAGCGGCGGGACGGCTTTCCTGCTGGAAAGCTATCGCAAGCAGATGCAGCCGCTGCTCGACGAGGCCAAGAAAGTGAAGTTCACGGCGGCCGACCTCGAGCACGCGCGCAAGGAGGAGTGGGGCAAGTACGACAAGCTGATCAATCCCAACCTGCGCAAGACGTATCGGGAGCAGTATGAAAAGGCGTCCGACGACTACGACAACCGGATCATGCTTCCGCTCGCAAAAGCCCACGTGGCCTGGATGAGAAGCGCCGGCATGACGACGGTGTTCGATTACCACTTCGACGCGAAGGACATCAACACCGGGGTTGGCTTTACCGCGTTGTTTGCGGCGTGCGTGATGGGGACGGGGGGCTATGCGCCGTGCGTGAAGCTCTACGATGAATGGTTGCAAGGCGGCATGGCCGCTCACAACCTGATATGGCGATCGCTGTTCTTCAACCATCCCGAGCTGAAGGCCCATGCTTCAGAGGTCAGCGCGGGCGCGCAGAAGAATGACGGCAAGACGGCTGATACGGCCAACAATCTGCCGAACCCCGGCAAATGGTCGAAGCTGTTTTCGCTGTACAAGACCGTGATCAGCAAGCTCAAGATGGCCGGGGAAAATGCGTACAAGACGATCGACAGCAAGAATACGCTGCCGGAACTGATCGTGGAACTCGGGCCGCGGATGGTGGCCGTGATCAAGGAACGCAACCCGGCGTCCGAAGACCTGAAGACGGTACTGGGGATGCACGCAGGCATGCCGGTGCAGCGGTTGCAGGTGGTGGGCACGCGGCGCGACGTGTTCACCGAGATGCACCAGGCGCTGGAAACCCTGCAGCCTGCCGCGAGCGGTCCGGACAAGGCCGATCGGGCGATGATCGTGCAGGCGCGGATGGCCATCCTGGAAGAGGAGGCGAAGAAGGCCGGCTACAGCCTCGACGAGGAAGTCCGGTCGTGGAACCTGCTGCTGGACGCCAGCGAGGCCGACAAGGACGCGTTGTATCGGCTGCCTTCCGAAGCGCAGGGCAAACTCGCGGCCGACCGATTGCTGTCGCTCGGGAAGGCGCCGGGCGCGGAGGTGGTCACGAAGGTCTCGGTCAGCAGCTATATGGGCACGGTGCTGCGCTATGCGCGATCGCCCGGCATGCTCGCGTCGGTGTCGTTGGTGTTTTCGACGCTGGGGTGGGCGACCGCCCAGGACGCGATGGGCAAGGCGCTGAAGAGCGAGGAGGGACGTGTGGGATGGGCGTTCAGGTCTGCGACGGTCGGTCTGATGGGCGGCATGCTGGATCTGGTCAGCACGGGCATCAAGTCGGCCGGCGTGCGGCGATTGCCGTTGCTGGGGCCGGTGGCGAAGAGTTTGGGGGGTGGTTTTCTGCGCTTTATAAAGGTGGGTGGCTCGGGGGCGGGCGCGGTCGTGATGTGGATTGCGGTGGGGATCGACGCGGTTAATTTGTATGACGCAGCGGTCAAAAATCATGAATTGGGCGTTGCGGGCCTTTATTTCATGCGACTCGCGGGAGAGACTTATCTGGCCTTCGGTCTCACGCGAGTACTTGTTGTTGCGATTCTGAGCGGCAGTGAAGTGGAAGCGTTAGGACCTCCTGCCTGGATTGTCACGGCAATCGTTTTGATCATTTCCGTAGTGATCGATATTTTCAAGGACCCTCCCACGCTGACGTGGACGCGCAACTGCCTATGGGGGCCCGCCAATAGCTATCATGACGGTCCGGAAGAGCAAGCCGATTTCAACAAGGCAACTGCAGGGTAA